A genomic window from Flavobacterium azooxidireducens includes:
- a CDS encoding MATE family efflux transporter, which produces MFSRIFSTIKMALKGEADFDYTSGKIKTAVILLAIPMVLEMMMESVFALVDLYFVGHLENSSFAVQTVGLTESVLTIIYSLAIGISMAATAVVARRIGEKDPVAAAKAGMQAILIAVAVNTILSIFGIIYATDILIWMGSSQESAIYGTSFVQIMMGGSVSIMLLFLINGIFRGAGNAAIAMKSLMLANGCNIILDPILINGWGSIPAYGLTGAAIATTIGRSIGVIYQMYHLFNGKGVIKMMVAYITPDFDQIKALVKIAAPGVLQFVIASCSWIFMANLVATTGGDVGSAGYQTALRIMMFFILPAWGLSSAAATLVGQNLGAKQIERAEKSVMVTAKYNVIFMGIIMIVTLTAARPIITLFTNDKAVLDIAVEAIQIMSLGYVFYGIGMVLINAFNGAGDTWTPTKINFFGFWLFQIPLAYFLAKFLKMGPTGVFMAVPIAETCITIAGYILYKKGKWKKMVV; this is translated from the coding sequence ATGTTTTCACGTATCTTTTCTACTATAAAAATGGCTTTAAAAGGCGAAGCCGATTTTGATTATACTTCCGGAAAAATAAAAACCGCCGTTATTCTGCTTGCTATTCCGATGGTGTTGGAAATGATGATGGAATCGGTTTTTGCTTTAGTCGATTTGTACTTTGTCGGTCACTTGGAAAACAGCAGCTTTGCTGTTCAAACCGTTGGATTAACCGAATCTGTTCTTACTATAATTTATTCATTAGCTATCGGAATCAGTATGGCAGCCACAGCGGTTGTTGCCCGAAGAATTGGCGAAAAAGATCCGGTTGCTGCGGCAAAAGCTGGTATGCAGGCGATACTAATTGCTGTTGCTGTAAATACCATTCTCAGCATTTTCGGAATCATTTATGCCACCGATATTTTAATTTGGATGGGTTCTTCGCAAGAATCAGCCATTTACGGAACTTCGTTTGTTCAAATTATGATGGGAGGAAGCGTTTCCATTATGTTACTTTTCCTAATCAACGGAATTTTTCGTGGTGCCGGAAATGCTGCTATTGCGATGAAAAGTTTGATGTTGGCGAATGGTTGTAATATTATTTTAGATCCAATTTTGATTAACGGTTGGGGTTCTATTCCGGCTTATGGTTTAACCGGAGCTGCTATTGCGACTACAATTGGAAGAAGTATTGGCGTTATCTATCAAATGTATCATCTCTTCAACGGTAAAGGTGTTATCAAAATGATGGTTGCTTACATAACTCCTGATTTTGATCAGATAAAAGCGTTAGTTAAAATTGCTGCACCCGGCGTTTTGCAATTTGTGATTGCTTCGTGCAGTTGGATTTTTATGGCAAACCTTGTCGCCACAACCGGAGGAGACGTTGGTTCAGCGGGTTATCAAACCGCTCTTCGGATTATGATGTTTTTCATTCTTCCCGCATGGGGATTGAGCAGTGCTGCCGCCACTTTGGTGGGTCAGAATTTAGGAGCAAAACAAATTGAACGTGCCGAAAAATCAGTGATGGTTACCGCAAAATACAATGTGATTTTTATGGGAATTATTATGATTGTCACGTTAACCGCCGCCCGCCCGATTATTACTTTATTTACAAATGATAAAGCAGTTTTGGATATTGCTGTAGAAGCCATTCAAATTATGAGTTTAGGCTATGTTTTTTATGGAATCGGAATGGTGCTAATCAATGCATTTAACGGTGCGGGAGATACGTGGACACCTACAAAAATTAACTTCTTTGGGTTTTGGTTGTTTCAAATTCCGTTGGCTTATTTTTTAGCGAAGTTTTTAAAAATGGGTCCAACCGGAGTTTTTATGGCGGTTCCGATAGCAGAAACGTGCATTACCATTGCCGGTTATATTTTGTATAAAAAAGGGAAGTGGAAAAAAATGGTGGTGTAA
- a CDS encoding ABC transporter permease, translated as MKFPLYIAKRYLFSGSKNTAINIITLIASVGIIVGTMALFVVMSVFSGLKDFSLSFSNDFDPDLKAVAKTGKTILISPQQETEISKLEGVAHFSKIIEERALFTFNGKDLLANIKGVDKNFNQVNQVEKTIFQGQWIEEDSEEVVVGHGISQKLSMGLFDLVNVFETFVPKPGKGTIDSPDGAFNRSVLVPVGFYYINEELNQKYVFADLSIVQELLAYKSNQISGIELKLKPNADESDVIASLEKILQNNVVIKNRAQLNESLYKMLNTENLVLYLIFSLVITVTLFTLVGALIMIIIEKKSNLKTLFNLGSDIEDLRKVFLYQGFLICFLGCLIGLVLGIIVTLLQQQFGFIMINQSMAYPVRFSFANVLIVIATIAVLGFLASWIASSRVNKKLLE; from the coding sequence GTGAAATTTCCGCTTTACATAGCCAAACGTTACTTATTTAGTGGTAGTAAAAACACTGCCATAAACATTATTACACTCATCGCATCGGTGGGGATAATTGTAGGAACCATGGCTTTGTTTGTGGTAATGTCGGTTTTTAGTGGATTAAAAGATTTCAGCTTGTCTTTTTCAAATGATTTTGATCCGGATTTAAAAGCGGTTGCAAAAACCGGAAAAACCATCTTAATCAGTCCCCAACAAGAAACCGAAATTAGTAAACTCGAAGGTGTTGCACATTTTAGCAAAATCATTGAAGAAAGAGCACTTTTTACCTTTAACGGAAAAGATTTATTAGCTAACATTAAAGGAGTTGATAAAAATTTTAATCAAGTAAACCAAGTCGAAAAAACTATTTTTCAAGGTCAATGGATTGAAGAAGATTCCGAAGAAGTTGTAGTTGGTCACGGCATTAGTCAGAAGCTTTCCATGGGATTATTTGATTTGGTGAATGTTTTTGAAACCTTTGTTCCCAAACCGGGAAAAGGCACGATTGATTCGCCGGATGGAGCTTTTAACCGTTCCGTTTTAGTTCCGGTGGGATTTTATTACATCAATGAAGAACTCAATCAGAAATATGTTTTTGCCGATTTAAGTATTGTGCAGGAATTATTGGCTTATAAGTCCAATCAAATTTCCGGAATTGAGTTAAAACTCAAACCGAATGCAGACGAATCTGACGTTATTGCTTCATTGGAAAAAATTCTGCAAAACAATGTCGTCATCAAAAACAGAGCTCAACTGAATGAATCGCTCTATAAAATGTTGAATACCGAAAATTTGGTTTTGTATCTTATTTTTTCGTTGGTAATTACAGTCACGCTTTTCACATTAGTCGGGGCTTTGATTATGATAATTATTGAAAAAAAATCAAATTTAAAAACCTTATTCAATTTAGGTTCTGATATAGAAGATTTGAGAAAAGTTTTCCTTTATCAAGGGTTTCTAATTTGCTTCCTAGGATGTTTGATTGGTTTAGTTTTAGGAATTATTGTTACGCTTCTTCAACAACAATTTGGTTTTATTATGATTAACCAAAGCATGGCCTATCCGGTTCGGTTTTCGTTTGCAAATGTATTGATTGTGATTGCTACCATTGCCGTTTTAGGATTTCTTGCCTCATGGATTGCCAGCAGCCGCGTCAATAAAAAATTGTTGGAATAG
- the rbfA gene encoding 30S ribosome-binding factor RbfA, with product METNRQKKIGSVLQNDLVDILQGEVRKNGISNLIISVSKVSVTTDLSVAKVYLSVFPTEKGPEILAAIKSNTPLIKHDLSQRVKLQLRKVPNLTFYIDDSLDYIEKIDKALTGDVNPIENPDLLEKRKKS from the coding sequence ATGGAAACAAATAGACAAAAAAAAATAGGGAGCGTTTTACAGAATGATTTAGTTGATATTTTGCAAGGCGAAGTGCGTAAAAACGGAATTTCAAATTTGATTATTTCTGTTTCAAAAGTTTCTGTTACAACTGATTTATCGGTGGCAAAAGTATATTTAAGCGTTTTTCCAACCGAAAAAGGTCCGGAAATTTTAGCTGCAATCAAATCGAATACACCTTTAATTAAACATGATTTATCGCAACGTGTAAAACTTCAATTACGCAAAGTGCCCAACTTAACTTTCTACATTGATGACTCATTGGATTATATCGAAAAAATAGATAAAGCATTAACTGGCGATGTAAATCCGATTGAAAATCCTGATCTTTTAGAAAAAAGAAAGAAATCTTAA
- a CDS encoding cystathionine gamma-synthase, with protein sequence MKFNTKVIHGGQHHDPSTGAVMPPVYNTSTFAQKSPGVPINHYEYSRAANPTRQALEDALASIENGVRGLAFASGLAATDSVLKLLKPGDEVIAMDDLYGGTYRMFSRIYQDFGIKFHFVDMNNLEKFQSLINSNTKLVWVETPTNPLMKLADIAAIAKITNEKKILFAVDNTFATPYLQKPLDLGADIVMHSATKYLGGHSDVIAGALIVKDAELGEKLHFAQFATGGTLGPQDSYMVLRGIKTLHLRVQRHCENGMKVAEFLSNHPEVEKVFYPGLPDHPFHAIAKKQMIGGFGGMVSFTFKSGKKADSISFLEKLKVFTLAESLGGVESLANHPALMTHASIPEEKRKEIGISDDLVRLSVGVEDIDDLLADIEQAFR encoded by the coding sequence ATGAAGTTCAACACAAAAGTTATACATGGTGGTCAACACCATGATCCAAGCACAGGAGCAGTAATGCCTCCGGTTTATAACACGTCTACTTTTGCACAAAAAAGTCCGGGTGTTCCCATTAATCATTATGAATACAGTAGAGCGGCCAATCCAACTCGTCAAGCATTGGAAGATGCGTTGGCAAGTATTGAAAATGGTGTTCGCGGTTTAGCCTTTGCTTCCGGTTTGGCAGCAACAGATTCCGTTTTAAAATTATTAAAACCCGGCGACGAAGTAATTGCAATGGATGATTTATACGGCGGAACGTACCGTATGTTCTCTCGTATTTATCAAGATTTTGGTATCAAATTCCATTTTGTTGATATGAATAATTTGGAGAAATTTCAATCCTTAATAAATTCAAACACAAAATTAGTTTGGGTTGAAACACCTACTAATCCGTTGATGAAATTAGCTGATATTGCTGCTATCGCTAAAATTACAAATGAAAAGAAAATCCTTTTTGCAGTAGATAACACCTTTGCTACACCCTATCTTCAAAAACCATTGGATTTAGGTGCGGATATTGTGATGCATTCGGCAACCAAATATTTAGGAGGTCATTCTGATGTGATTGCCGGAGCTTTGATTGTAAAAGATGCAGAATTAGGTGAGAAATTACACTTTGCACAATTTGCAACCGGAGGAACATTAGGTCCACAAGACAGTTATATGGTGCTACGAGGAATTAAAACCTTGCACCTAAGAGTACAAAGACATTGTGAAAACGGAATGAAAGTAGCCGAATTTTTAAGCAATCATCCTGAAGTAGAAAAGGTATTTTATCCCGGTTTACCAGACCATCCATTTCATGCAATTGCTAAAAAACAAATGATTGGCGGTTTTGGTGGAATGGTTTCTTTTACATTCAAATCAGGTAAAAAAGCAGACTCTATTTCGTTCTTAGAAAAACTAAAAGTATTCACTTTAGCAGAATCATTAGGTGGAGTTGAATCGTTGGCCAATCATCCGGCTTTGATGACACATGCATCTATACCTGAAGAAAAAAGAAAAGAGATTGGAATTTCAGACGATTTAGTTCGTCTAAGTGTTGGAGTAGAAGACATTGATGATTTATTAGCCGATATTGAACAGGCATTCAGATAA
- a CDS encoding THC0290_0291 family protein, producing the protein MPKYLIITLLLVLGFNNAVKAQFGFSHEVGAIVGPVAFQSDYGVRGDGETNFGNTGFGIGIIHYMNFSYRADCNCYATPTYFNDHFKVRSELSYNKTNLEHYGKWVDDNKTSIKAQQLRAMKGSTAVTNIGMQLEYFPLSIREFSSTPGKLAPFVSLGGQFSYFKPEAYSELGLGLGQLLEVTPVKYIDGVTNESGTVWSVVASVGTRYKLTVLSDLMIDLRWQYYFSNWVDGLNPNPQVYTENKANDWLVWLNVGYIYYLD; encoded by the coding sequence ATGCCCAAATATCTTATAATTACCTTATTGCTAGTACTTGGTTTTAACAATGCAGTTAAAGCACAATTTGGTTTTTCGCATGAAGTTGGTGCGATTGTTGGACCTGTTGCTTTTCAATCCGATTATGGTGTGCGAGGCGACGGCGAAACAAATTTTGGAAATACAGGTTTTGGTATTGGAATTATTCACTACATGAATTTCTCTTACCGAGCAGATTGTAACTGTTATGCAACACCAACTTATTTTAATGACCATTTCAAAGTAAGAAGCGAGCTTTCTTATAACAAGACTAACCTTGAGCATTATGGAAAATGGGTTGATGACAACAAAACATCTATAAAGGCTCAACAACTTAGAGCAATGAAAGGAAGCACAGCTGTAACCAATATTGGAATGCAGTTAGAATATTTTCCATTAAGTATCAGAGAATTTTCTTCAACGCCCGGAAAACTTGCACCATTTGTGAGTTTAGGTGGACAATTTAGTTATTTCAAACCAGAAGCTTATTCTGAGTTAGGTCTAGGTCTTGGACAATTGTTGGAAGTTACTCCGGTAAAATATATCGATGGTGTAACCAACGAAAGCGGAACAGTTTGGTCTGTTGTAGCGAGTGTTGGAACACGATATAAATTAACGGTACTTTCTGATTTAATGATTGATTTACGTTGGCAATATTATTTTTCTAACTGGGTTGATGGTTTAAATCCGAATCCACAAGTTTACACAGAAAATAAAGCAAACGATTGGTTAGTGTGGCTAAATGTAGGTTACATTTATTACTTAGATTAA
- the gdhA gene encoding NADP-specific glutamate dehydrogenase has translation MTESIHSFVEAVAKKNPNEPEFLQAVKEVAETVIPFIEQNKKYQNQMLLERMVEPERVIIFRVTWIDDAGKTQVNRGYRIQMNSAIGPYKGGIRFHPSVNLSILKFLAFEQTFKNSLTTLPMGGGKGGSDFDPKGKSDIEIMRFCQSFMTELSKHIGADTDVPAGDIGVGGREVGYMFGQYKRLRNEFTGVLTGKGISFGGSLIRPEATGYGNVYFAQSMLKTKGDSFTGKIVTVSGSGNVAQYAAEKATELGGKVVTLSDSSGYIYDADGIDAEKLAHVMHIKNELRERISEYVKKYPNAKFVEGKRPWEVKCDIALPCATQNELNEDEAKALIANGCICVSEGANMPSTSEAVEAFLKAKILFAPGKASNAGGVATSGLEMSQNSLRLSWTSEEVDQRLKAIMANIHESCVKYGSDGQGYVDYVKGANVAGFVKVADAMLGQGVV, from the coding sequence ATGACAGAAAGTATTCACTCTTTTGTTGAAGCTGTAGCTAAAAAAAATCCAAATGAACCTGAATTTTTACAGGCTGTAAAGGAAGTTGCCGAAACGGTTATTCCTTTTATTGAGCAAAATAAAAAATACCAAAACCAAATGCTTTTAGAGCGTATGGTTGAACCGGAACGTGTAATTATTTTTCGCGTAACATGGATTGACGATGCCGGAAAAACGCAAGTTAACCGAGGTTACAGAATTCAAATGAACTCTGCTATTGGTCCTTATAAAGGAGGAATTCGTTTTCATCCATCTGTAAATTTAAGCATTTTGAAGTTTTTAGCTTTTGAGCAAACATTCAAAAACAGCTTAACTACGTTACCAATGGGTGGTGGAAAAGGTGGTTCAGATTTTGATCCAAAAGGAAAATCAGACATCGAAATCATGCGTTTTTGCCAAAGTTTCATGACTGAATTGTCTAAACACATTGGTGCAGATACCGACGTTCCTGCAGGAGATATTGGTGTGGGAGGAAGAGAAGTAGGTTATATGTTTGGTCAATACAAACGATTAAGAAACGAATTTACCGGAGTTTTAACCGGAAAAGGAATTTCATTCGGTGGCTCATTAATTCGTCCGGAAGCAACAGGTTACGGAAACGTTTACTTTGCTCAAAGTATGTTAAAAACTAAAGGAGATAGCTTCACAGGTAAAATTGTAACAGTTTCAGGATCCGGAAACGTAGCACAATATGCAGCCGAAAAAGCAACCGAATTAGGCGGAAAAGTAGTAACACTTTCTGATTCTTCAGGATATATTTATGACGCAGACGGAATTGATGCTGAGAAATTAGCTCACGTAATGCACATTAAAAATGAATTGAGAGAAAGAATCAGCGAGTACGTGAAAAAATATCCTAATGCAAAATTTGTAGAAGGAAAACGTCCTTGGGAAGTAAAATGTGATATTGCATTGCCTTGTGCCACTCAAAATGAGTTAAACGAAGACGAAGCAAAAGCATTAATTGCAAACGGATGTATTTGTGTTTCTGAAGGTGCAAACATGCCTTCTACATCAGAAGCTGTTGAAGCATTCTTAAAAGCAAAAATATTATTTGCACCAGGAAAAGCATCTAACGCTGGTGGTGTAGCAACTTCTGGTTTAGAAATGTCTCAAAACTCTTTGCGTTTAAGTTGGACATCAGAAGAAGTTGACCAACGACTAAAAGCAATTATGGCTAACATCCACGAATCATGTGTAAAATATGGTTCAGACGGACAAGGCTATGTAGATTATGTAAAAGGAGCAAACGTTGCCGGTTTCGTAAAAGTAGCCGACGCAATGTTGGGTCAAGGAGTGGTATAA
- the porZ gene encoding type IX secretion system anionic LPS delivery protein PorZ, producing MKNFFRIIVLLMFPFVSISQNLLWEGYFSYNEVRDLSESENRLFAACETALFSKNRSTNEIKTFNTVDGLSGETISTIYHSQQINRTFVGHDNGLLIMINEATEEITLLVGIRDQTGGIPPNKKKINHIYEYNSKLYISTDFAVVEFKLTDFTFGDTFYISPTGAQAEVLETTVLNEEIYAVTLNHGIRNAPLSNPNLVNFEAWQTLDAGFWRGIVTFNEQLVAINSNNIIYRFIGTSPSAVLNVGQAFLDLRSRGDKLIATTPTRVVVMNESFSQIAVIQSTSVPDLTSNFTSATIIGDSIYIGTFENGVIESSITNPSSFEVLLPQGPNKNNIFSITVTPSGTLWATYGDYSQFNNPYPLDEYGISKLAQQQWLNIPYEELLGAKSIVRITVSPTNENIVYASSYFSGLLKLEDDVATTLYNASNSGLQSLVIPGNPTYGPDIRIEQTAFDKNGNLWVSNGLIANMLKVMRANGQWQSYDVSDVLGGFTGNNRMSIDKNNTKWLCTLDEGLIAFNENFNNRLLKINDGQNDGNLPSSAVQCAVVDNRNQLWIGTRRGLRVLPSVDRFLSEDQLTTNSIIILDDGLAQELLFGQFITDIAVDGANNKWIGTADAGVFQFSPNGQQTLQRFTSANSPLPSNVINDIEINGTTGEVFIATAKGMVSFKGTSTKPNDDLQNVYVYPNPVRPGFEGTVKISGLTSKANVKITDIEGNLVYEEISEGGTIEWDTRAFGKYKVASGVYMIFISTNDALDTTVKKVMVVR from the coding sequence ATGAAGAATTTTTTCCGGATTATAGTTTTACTAATGTTTCCTTTTGTGAGTATTTCACAAAATCTGCTATGGGAAGGCTACTTCTCCTATAATGAAGTACGCGATTTATCGGAATCTGAAAACCGATTATTTGCCGCTTGCGAAACCGCTTTGTTTTCAAAAAATCGTTCTACAAATGAAATAAAAACATTTAATACTGTTGATGGTCTTTCGGGAGAAACTATTTCAACCATTTATCACAGTCAGCAGATCAACCGAACATTTGTTGGTCACGACAATGGTTTGTTGATAATGATTAATGAAGCCACTGAAGAAATCACTTTGTTAGTTGGAATTCGCGATCAAACCGGAGGAATTCCGCCCAACAAAAAGAAAATCAATCACATTTATGAATACAATTCAAAATTATATATTTCCACTGATTTTGCAGTAGTTGAATTCAAATTAACCGATTTCACTTTCGGAGATACGTTTTATATCAGTCCAACCGGAGCTCAGGCAGAAGTATTGGAAACAACAGTTTTAAACGAAGAAATTTATGCCGTAACGTTAAATCACGGAATTCGTAATGCACCGCTCTCAAATCCAAACTTGGTTAATTTTGAAGCTTGGCAAACATTAGATGCCGGATTTTGGAGAGGAATTGTCACATTTAATGAACAACTCGTTGCAATCAATTCAAATAATATTATTTACAGATTCATCGGAACGAGTCCATCGGCCGTTTTAAATGTTGGTCAAGCCTTTCTCGATTTACGAAGTAGAGGAGATAAGTTAATTGCTACCACTCCCACCAGAGTTGTAGTGATGAACGAATCGTTTAGTCAGATTGCGGTTATTCAAAGTACATCGGTACCAGATTTAACTTCAAATTTCACATCGGCAACTATCATTGGAGACTCCATTTATATTGGTACATTTGAAAATGGTGTGATTGAATCATCAATAACCAATCCCTCTTCCTTTGAAGTTTTACTTCCGCAAGGGCCAAATAAAAACAATATTTTTTCAATAACCGTAACGCCTTCGGGAACATTGTGGGCAACGTATGGCGATTATTCTCAATTTAACAATCCTTATCCGTTAGACGAGTATGGGATCAGTAAATTAGCACAGCAACAATGGCTAAATATTCCCTATGAAGAATTATTAGGAGCCAAATCGATTGTTCGAATCACCGTTAGCCCAACCAATGAAAACATTGTGTATGCAAGCTCCTATTTTTCAGGTTTATTAAAATTGGAAGATGATGTTGCTACAACCCTTTATAACGCTTCCAATAGCGGATTACAATCGTTAGTTATCCCGGGAAACCCAACCTATGGTCCTGATATTAGAATAGAACAAACCGCATTTGATAAAAATGGTAATCTTTGGGTATCAAACGGTTTAATTGCAAATATGCTCAAAGTGATGAGAGCCAATGGACAATGGCAATCCTATGATGTAAGTGATGTTTTAGGCGGATTTACCGGTAATAACCGAATGTCTATCGATAAGAACAACACCAAATGGCTTTGTACATTAGACGAAGGTTTAATCGCTTTCAATGAAAACTTCAATAACCGTTTACTAAAAATTAACGATGGTCAAAATGATGGTAATTTACCCTCATCAGCCGTGCAATGTGCTGTTGTAGATAACAGAAACCAGTTATGGATTGGCACCCGAAGAGGATTAAGGGTTTTGCCTTCGGTAGATCGATTTCTAAGCGAAGATCAACTCACAACCAATTCCATCATTATTTTAGATGACGGCTTAGCTCAAGAACTTTTGTTCGGACAATTTATTACCGATATCGCTGTAGATGGTGCCAACAACAAATGGATCGGAACAGCCGATGCAGGTGTGTTTCAATTTTCGCCAAACGGTCAGCAAACGTTACAGCGTTTTACTTCTGCCAATTCACCTTTGCCAAGCAACGTAATCAACGACATCGAAATCAACGGAACCACGGGCGAGGTTTTTATTGCCACCGCCAAAGGAATGGTCTCTTTCAAAGGAACATCCACTAAACCGAACGACGACCTGCAAAACGTCTATGTTTATCCCAACCCGGTGCGACCAGGTTTTGAAGGAACCGTAAAAATCTCCGGATTAACCAGCAAAGCCAACGTAAAAATTACCGACATCGAAGGAAACCTCGTCTACGAAGAAATCTCCGAAGGCGGCACCATCGAGTGGGACACTAGAGCATTCGGAAAATATAAAGTAGCTTCCGGGGTTTATATGATTTTTATTTCTACCAATGATGCGTTGGATACTACGGTGAAGAAGGTGATGGTGGTGAGGTAG
- a CDS encoding erythromycin esterase family protein: MKKILLIFTFIIPLLLTSQNEETIDWITTHSIAIEDANPDSEMILFKQNTPTKFDNATLYGFGEASHNTKEFFDIKAKFFKHLVKNQGVKIFIMEESYQAEAGINEWISGGKGDIKTIAENFNVGFWYTKEIVNLLEWMQDYNVDKPREEQIRFYGMDVQIGEKINLEIREFITKNKISVDENLLTVIDSCANKKIDFSKAESWWQIQTPKLNELKEQLLNSKTNNNETKSIVRSLDYLISYTEYGSSIQQKYPKSTEFRDLKMFENVKYIVEYESKNGKAFIWAHNEHINKKEMYYTGSNIINLGRHLKDYYSDKYYSVGFDFGTGKINGYVTDKKKGNHWKTYHIEKPFRKTYANTLMSVDKDIYFVDLENALNNEPTNFFSEKSNHLVIGGGGYQPKPLHKILVSKIYTETYDGLIFVKSISIPDYKLN; encoded by the coding sequence ATGAAAAAAATACTTTTAATTTTCACTTTTATTATTCCACTTCTTCTTACTTCTCAAAATGAAGAAACCATTGATTGGATAACCACTCATTCGATTGCAATTGAAGATGCGAATCCTGATTCTGAAATGATCCTTTTTAAGCAAAACACACCTACTAAATTTGACAATGCTACTCTTTATGGGTTTGGAGAAGCATCTCATAACACAAAAGAATTTTTTGACATCAAAGCAAAGTTTTTTAAACATTTAGTAAAAAATCAAGGTGTCAAAATTTTTATAATGGAAGAATCGTATCAAGCCGAAGCAGGAATTAACGAGTGGATTAGTGGAGGAAAAGGCGATATAAAAACGATAGCCGAAAATTTTAATGTGGGATTTTGGTATACTAAAGAAATCGTCAATCTTCTGGAATGGATGCAGGATTATAATGTAGATAAACCACGTGAAGAGCAAATTCGATTTTACGGAATGGATGTTCAAATAGGAGAAAAAATAAATCTGGAAATAAGAGAATTCATTACTAAGAATAAAATCTCTGTTGATGAAAACCTATTAACTGTAATAGATAGCTGTGCAAATAAAAAAATAGATTTTAGCAAAGCAGAAAGCTGGTGGCAAATTCAGACTCCAAAATTAAATGAACTAAAAGAGCAATTACTAAATTCAAAAACAAATAATAATGAAACCAAATCTATCGTAAGAAGTTTAGATTACTTGATAAGTTATACTGAATATGGATCATCAATTCAACAGAAATATCCCAAGAGTACAGAATTTAGGGATTTGAAAATGTTTGAAAATGTAAAATATATAGTAGAATATGAATCTAAGAATGGAAAAGCATTTATTTGGGCACATAATGAACACATTAATAAAAAAGAAATGTACTATACCGGAAGTAATATAATTAATTTAGGTCGTCATTTGAAGGATTATTATAGCGACAAGTATTATAGTGTTGGATTCGATTTTGGAACCGGAAAAATAAACGGTTATGTTACTGATAAAAAGAAAGGAAATCATTGGAAAACATATCATATAGAAAAGCCATTTCGAAAGACATATGCCAACACATTGATGTCCGTTGACAAGGATATTTATTTTGTGGATTTGGAAAACGCACTTAATAATGAACCAACCAATTTTTTTAGTGAAAAATCAAATCATTTAGTCATTGGCGGTGGTGGATATCAACCTAAACCTTTGCATAAGATTTTGGTCAGTAAAATATATACCGAAACGTATGATGGTTTAATTTTTGTTAAAAGCATATCGATACCCGATTATAAATTAAACTAA
- a CDS encoding NAD(P)/FAD-dependent oxidoreductase: MTDPKNFDVIIIGGSYAGLSAGMALGRALRTVLIIDSGLPCNRQTPHSHNFITQDGEKPKVIAEKAKAQVLKYNTVKFLNDLAVDGKKTEKGFTITTKAGELFGAKKLIFATGVKDIMPNIEGFSACWGISVIHCPYCHGYEVKSEKTGILANGDAALHYAQLLRNWTKDLTIFTNGKSTLTPEQTEKIDKHAIPIIEKEIAQLKHENGTISQIVFRDHSTFNLKAIYSRPDFEQHCNIPEILGCELTEQGLVKVDLFQKTSVASVFACGDNASPLRSVSNAVAAGGLAGAMVNNIMTEEEF; this comes from the coding sequence ATGACAGACCCTAAAAATTTTGATGTAATCATCATCGGTGGAAGTTATGCAGGACTTTCAGCAGGAATGGCATTAGGCCGAGCTTTACGAACAGTTTTAATCATTGATAGTGGTTTGCCTTGCAACCGGCAAACACCCCATTCGCATAATTTTATTACACAAGATGGCGAGAAACCAAAAGTTATTGCAGAGAAAGCCAAAGCACAGGTTTTAAAATACAATACGGTAAAATTCTTAAATGACCTTGCGGTTGATGGAAAGAAAACTGAAAAAGGTTTTACAATCACTACTAAAGCAGGCGAACTATTTGGAGCAAAAAAACTCATTTTTGCAACAGGAGTAAAAGACATTATGCCTAACATAGAAGGTTTTTCAGCATGTTGGGGAATTTCAGTCATCCATTGCCCCTACTGCCACGGTTACGAAGTAAAAAGCGAAAAAACAGGAATCTTGGCCAACGGAGATGCAGCACTACACTATGCTCAACTACTACGAAATTGGACAAAAGACCTGACCATTTTTACCAACGGAAAATCTACACTAACACCAGAACAAACCGAAAAAATCGACAAGCACGCCATTCCGATAATCGAAAAAGAAATTGCTCAACTGAAACACGAAAACGGTACTATCAGTCAAATCGTATTCAGAGACCATTCAACCTTTAACCTCAAAGCAATCTATTCGCGTCCTGACTTTGAGCAACATTGCAACATCCCCGAAATATTGGGTTGCGAACTCACTGAACAAGGTTTAGTAAAAGTAGATCTATTTCAAAAAACATCCGTTGCAAGTGTTTTTGCTTGTGGTGATAATGCGAGTCCATTGCGTTCCGTTTCCAATGCAGTTGCCGCAGGTGGCCTTGCAGGTGCTATGGTAAATAATATTATGACTGAGGAAGAGTTTTAG